One Rhizoctonia solani chromosome 3, complete sequence genomic region harbors:
- a CDS encoding Retrotransposable element Tf2 protein has protein sequence MDLNKKPLLFLDMKLRDYPTDPIKTLIDSGATSNFISPTLVEQLKIPKTLLKNPRVVRMLDGTISQTGRIWHQVQLAVLANGHSHIIPFLVCPIGNTPAILGMTWLTAEAPLIDWQQGLVTFPEQVQIASKEEADSDPLADLPPQYHEFAKVFGEEEFKVLPPHREYDISIDLVPDAKLTPGPIYSMTDAESKALKQHIDEELATGKICPSTSSAGAPVMFVKKADGSLRLVVDYRKLNDVTHKNVYPLPRQDDLMAKLRHAKMFTKLDLRWGYNNVRIKEGNEWKTAFRTKYGLFEYLVMPFGLTNAPAAFQHFMNDLFRDLIDVTVVIYLDDILIFSEKPEEHLLHVREVLSRLMKNQLFCKLSKCHFHVTTVDYLGIVISPAGFSMDQKKIKAVTSWPQPKTVKQVQAFLGFVNYLRRFIPNFSLVARPLHNLTKKETPWSWGNLEEAAFQELKLLVTQSPVLIHSNPDMPYYLETDASGVAMGAILSQQGEDNRLHPIAYMSKSFSGAKANYDTHNKELLAIIKALEEWRIFLEATDKLIQVFTDHRNLEYWMQARTFNRRHARWRVFLSDFNFEIHYCPGKQSGKPDALSRRSDYVDSLVEPEVMLPSEVFANTSEEELEIVTEIRSKLREDPSLEPIIQFLTEDVDNAPPSIRKAYRDYDWEEDLLWYRGKLVVPDSEALKERLLREFHDSPLAGHPGQQRTLELLSCNYWWPGMKSSAKEWVECCPTCQANRRAHNPVIALKPLEVPPFPFHTISYDFITGFPKSEGHDAILVVIDSFSKLGHFIPTLKKVSAKGLADLFVSHIWKLHGLPIKTISDRGTTFTGKFLRALYQRLGIKPSFSSAYHPESDGQTERVNQFIEFYLRSYVAADHSDWVKWLPLAEYAYNNAKHSATGKTPFELIYGRNPIMNPSNIPANVPEADLVADTLAREWEEAEAALRMSKERMTRDKGTVPEYSIGEKVWLDGKNVELRTNSNKLDPKRLGPFEVLEKVSSHAYRLKLPETLKIHNVFYVGLLSRAHISPSQPFPEKPPPETIEGEEEYEVEQIIDSKRQRGKWFYLIKWKGYGPEDNSWEPEELLEHSQEEIQRFNKSRLKKACDSAKSL, from the coding sequence aTGGATTTGAACAAGAAACCACTACTCTTCCTAGATATGAAACTGCGTGACTACCCGACGGACcctatcaaaaccctcatcgactctggcgccacctccaactTTATATCTCCCACATTAGTAGAACAActtaaaatcccaaaaaccctactcaaaaatccacgagtagtgagaatgctagatggtaccatatcccagactggtcgcatttggcaccaggttcaactcgcggtcttggccaatggccactccCACAttattcctttccttgtttgccccataggcaacacaccggctatcctaggcatgacatggttaacagCAGAAGCTCCCttgattgactggcaacagggattagtcaccttccctgaacaagttcaaattgcctccaaagaagaagcggactcAGACCCTCTAGCAGATCTTCCCCCccagtaccatgagtttgctaaagtctttggcgaagaagaatttaaggtcctccctccacatagggagtatgacatctctatagaccttgtcccagacgCCAAATTGACCCCTGGTCCCATATACAGCATGACAGATGCGGAATCTAAGGCgttgaaacaacacattgatgaggaactagcaacgggcaagatttgCCCCAGTACCTCATCCGCCGGCgctccagtcatgtttgtaaaaaaggcagatggctccCTAAGACTGGTAGTTGACTATAGGAAGTTAAATGACGTCACGCacaagaacgtctacccactCCCTAGGCAGGACGACTTGATGGCCAAACTTAGGCACGCAAAGATGTTCACTAAACTGGATCTCCGCTGGGGCTACAATAACGTtcggatcaaggaaggcaacgaatggaaaaccgcttttcgcaccaaatatgggttatttgaatacctggtcatgccttttggtctcACAAACGCTCCCGCTGCATTCCAGCACTTTATGAATGATCTGTTCAGGGACCTAATCGACGTAACAGTGGTAATCTACTTAGATGACATtctcatcttctcagaaaagcCGGAAGAACACCTGCTCCACGTCAGAGAAGTCCTGTCTcgactaatgaagaaccagttgttctgcaagctgtcaaaatgtcatttccacgtcaccacggTGGATTACTTGGGTATCGTCATATCTCCAGCCGGCTTCTCTATGGACCAGAAAAAGATCAAGGCAGTCACGTCGTGGCCGCAACCCAAGACGgttaaacaggtccaggccttcctagggtttgtcaactacctccgccgctttattcccaacttcagcttgGTTGCGCGCCCTCTGcataacctcaccaaaaaggaaaccccttggtcttggggtaacctagaggaagcagcGTTCCAGGAGTTAAAGCTTCTTGTTACCCAGTCACCGGTCCttatccactccaacccggACATGCCCtattaccttgaaacagacgcatcaggggtagccatgggagccatcttaagtcaacaaggagaggataaCCGCCTCCATCCAATcgcatatatgtccaaatcctttTCTGGCGCCAAAGctaactatgacacccacaataaggagcttctagcgatcatcaaagccctggaAGAGTGGCGTATTTTTCtggaagcaacagacaaacTGATCCAGGTCTTCACAGATCacagaaacctggaatattggatgcaggctagGACATTCAACAGAAGGCACGCACGTTGGCGGGTATTCCTGAGTGATTTTAACTTTGAAAtacactattgcccagggaaacaatcaggaaaacccGACGCCCTTTCCAGAAGGTCAGACTACGTAGACTCCCTAGTAGAACCAGAGGTCATGCTACCGTCAGAGGTTTTTGCCAAtacatcagaagaggaactggaaattgtcacggaaataCGCTCCAAACTAAGGGAAGATCCATCCCTTGAGcctatcatccaattcctgacTGAAGACGTGGATAACGCTCCCCCCTCCATTCGGAaggcttacagagactacgactgggaggaagatctaCTATGGTATCGAGGAAAACTTGTGGTCCCGGACTCAGAAGCCCTGAAGGAACGattactcagggaattccatgactccccactAGCGGGTCACCCAGGCCAGCAAAGGACCCTGGAGCTCTTGAGCtgtaactactggtggccgggaatgaagtcatccgccaaggaatgggtggaatgctgcCCCACTTGTCAAGCCAATCGTCGTGCCCACAACCCGGTCATAGCTctaaaacccttagaagttcccccctttccatttcacaccatctcctatgacttcatcacgggttttcccaagtcagaagGACATGATGCAATCCTGGTAGTCATTGATTCGTTCTCCAAGTtaggccacttcatccctaccTTGAAAAAGGTTTCAGCAAAGGGCTTAGCTGATCTCTTTGTCTCCCACATCTGGAAACTTCATGGGCTCCCCATCAAAACTATATCAGATCGAGGGACTacattcacagggaaattccttaGGGCGCTCTACCAACGATTAGGGATTAAACCTTCCTTCTCCTCGGCCTACCACCCTGAATCAGACGGCCAGACGGAACGTGTCAACcagtttattgaattctaccTAAGGTCTTATGTAGCAGCGGATCATTCAGATTGGGTTAAGTGGTTACCACTTGCGGAGTAtgcctataacaacgccaagcaCTCAGCTACTGGAAAAACCCCATTCGAATTAATTTATGGCAGAAACCCGATCATGAATCCGTCAAACATCCCTGCAAAcgttccagaagcagacctcgTGGCAGATACCCTAGCCAGGGAATGGGAGGAAGCCGAAGcagccctcagaatgagcaaggaacggATGACAAGAGATAAAGGAACAGTCCCGGAATATTCAATAggggaaaaagtctggttagatggaaaaaacgtagaacttaggacaaattccaacaaacTAGACCCCAAGCGACTAGGCCCCTTTGAGgtattagagaaggtatccagtcacgcgtaccgcctcaaaTTACCGGAAACccttaaaatccacaacgtattctatgtgggTTTGTTATCCAGGGCACAcatatccccaagtcaaccatttccagaaaAACCCCcgcctgaaacaatagaaggggaagaagagtatgaggtggaacaaattattgactccaaaagacaacggggaaagtggttctacctgatcaaatggaagggttatggcccggaagacaattcctgggaaccggaagaactcctGGAGCACAGCCAAGAGGAAATCCAGCgattcaacaagtcacgactgaaaaaggcttgtgactccgccaagagcctttaa